In Nitrospirota bacterium, the genomic window TTTTCTTTCCCTGTACTGCTCGCAGTTCGGCAGCAGCAAGAAGAGGTTCTCGGAGGACGCCATGCGGACGCTGGTGTCGAGAAAATGGACGGGCAACGTCAGGGAACTGCAGAACGAGGTGGAGAGGGCCATAATATTTTCAAAGGGGGAGACCATAACGCCCGGGGACCTCGGGTGTGCGCTCCCGGGGTTGCCCTGTGACGAGGAGACCGACTCGACGCCCTGCGAGTTCAAATACAAAGAGGCCAGAAGAAAGATCCTGGAGGACTTCAACGTCGCGTACATCACCCGCCTGTTGAGGGTCTCCGAGGGCAACGTGTCGCTGGCGGCCAAGGAGGCGGGCCTCGAAAGACAGTCACTTCAGCACCTGATGAAGAAATACGGCATCTCCGCCGGTGAGTTCAAAAGGGGTGCAAATAAATTTAGCACTGCAAGATAATTTTTGCATCCGGTCTCGCCCCTTCCACTGCCCTTTGCTTTAAGAAACCCTTTGCTTTCCGCGCTTTTTTCCGTCTTTGCTCCTCTGGCATGGCTATTGCTCTCCTATTGGCCGAATCCAGTAGAAAGGAGGGTGTCATGCCAGAGGAAGGGAAAAAGTCCGTCACGGATTATTGTGAGACAAAGGAATGCGCTGACGAGGCGCCGCAAGCCCCGATGGGGTGGAAGGAACTCTATTTGAAGGAGGACTGGTGGGCCATTTGGCTGGGGCTCGGCATCGTGGTGGTCGCCTACCTGTTTTTTGCGGGCAACACGACCATAAAATGGATCGCGGTCACGCCCGGAAAGTGGTCCAACTTCGGCGAATTGGGGTCGCACTTCACGGCGCATCTCGGCCAGTACGTAGCGCAGTTCATCATGTGGGCGGTCATCTTGAGCATCAGCATGAAGGCATTGAGGTTCAAGCTCTCGGAATTCTTCCCCTCTTTCGTGTTCATTTACGTGTTTTCCATCATCATCTTCATGATCGGTGCGTGGGACCAGGCCCACCACTACAACCTGGAGCCGCCGCTGGTGGCCCTTGTGCTGGGCATGCTCATCTCCAACCTCATCGGGCTGCCGAAGTGGATGGACACTGGATTCCGGGTTGAGTACTACATCAAGACAGGCATCGTTCTGCTTGGCGCCACCCTGCCGTTCACGCTCATTATCTGGGCCGGACCGGTAGCCATCGTGCAGGCCTCGATCGTTTCGATCACCACGTTCCTGGTCATCTATTTCGTTGCGAAGAAGATGGGGCTCGACCGGAGGCTGGCCGCCACGCTCGGGGCCGGAGGCGCGGTGTGCGGCGTGTCCGGTTCCATCGCCATCGCCGGCGCCGTCGGGGCCAAGAAGGAGCACGCGCCCATCGCCATCACCATGGTGATTCTCTGGGCGATCGTCATGATCTTCTTCCTGCCGCTGGTCTCCCGCGGCCTGCACCTTGCCACCGGCGTCGCGGGGGCCTGGATAGGGACGTCGGAGTTTGCCGACGCCGCCGGCTTTGCCGCCGCCCAGGCATACGGGAACCTGGCCGGCCACGTCTCGGGCATTGGCGGCACGCCGGACGACGCGGTATGGGGATTTACCCTCATGAAGGTCGTCGGCCGCGACGTCTGGATAGGCATCTGGGCGTTCGTGATGGCCCTCATAGCCACGACGAAGTGGGAAGTGAAGACCGGCGAAAAACCCCAAGCGGCCGAGATATGGTGGCGCTTCCCGAAGTTCGTCATCGGCTTTGTGCTGGCCTCCATCATCATGACCATCATCGCGAGCAATTACAGTTTCGCCGATTACAACAAGGTCGTCAAA contains:
- a CDS encoding putative sulfate exporter family transporter, with product MGWKELYLKEDWWAIWLGLGIVVVAYLFFAGNTTIKWIAVTPGKWSNFGELGSHFTAHLGQYVAQFIMWAVILSISMKALRFKLSEFFPSFVFIYVFSIIIFMIGAWDQAHHYNLEPPLVALVLGMLISNLIGLPKWMDTGFRVEYYIKTGIVLLGATLPFTLIIWAGPVAIVQASIVSITTFLVIYFVAKKMGLDRRLAATLGAGGAVCGVSGSIAIAGAVGAKKEHAPIAITMVILWAIVMIFFLPLVSRGLHLATGVAGAWIGTSEFADAAGFAAAQAYGNLAGHVSGIGGTPDDAVWGFTLMKVVGRDVWIGIWAFVMALIATTKWEVKTGEKPQAAEIWWRFPKFVIGFVLASIIMTIIASNYSFADYNKVVKPLLVGPIKALRTWAFIFCFFSIGLTTRFRELARTGAKPFWAFTSGVVVNVTLGFILSTLVFIEYWSHLAH